Within the Deinococcus cellulosilyticus NBRC 106333 = KACC 11606 genome, the region GCAGCAAAGAAACTGACTTCCGGGGTGATCGGAGAGGGTACATCCGCAAAATGCCCGGTGAGGGTGTGCAGGGCGTCCTTGATGGCCTCACGCACGGCAATGGCCAGCATCAGGGGGGGTTCACCCACAGCCTTGGAACCAAACACCACCCCTTCCTGGGGGGTGTTTTCCAGCAGATGCACGTTGAACACCTCTGGAGCGTCCATCAGGGTGGGGAGTTTGTAAGTCGAGGCGTTGCGGGTCGCCAGAAGCCCGGCATCGTTCCAGCGCAGGTCTTCCAGGGTGAGCCAGCCCATGCCCTGAATGAAGCCCCCTTCCACCTGTCCTCTGTCAATGGCAGGGGTCAGGCTTTCCCCCACATCATGAACGATGTCCACCTGCCTGACCTGATGCATTCCGGTCACGGTGTCCAGTTCAATTTCTGCCACGCAGGCACCATAAGAGAAATAGGCAAAAGGCCGCCCGGTGGCTTTCTCCCTGTCCCAGTGGATGTGTGGTGTGGCATAAAATCCATCGGAGAACAGCTGAATGCGCTGGTAATAGGCTGCTTTAACTGCCTCTTCAAATGTCCAGATCTTTTCACCCTGGTGCCAGAAGAAACCTTCTTTCAGGTCCAGGTGTTCTTTTTCCAGCTGGTGGTGTTTTGCAGCAACCTCCAGCAGGCGGCTTTTCAGCCTCTCACAGGCATTGCGCACAGCACCCCCGTTCAGGTCGGAACCTGTGGATGCTGCAGTGGCCGAGGTGTTGGGCACCTTGTCCGTGCGGGTGGGCATCACCTTGATCTTCTCTGGAGCAATGCCAAGTGTTCTGGAGGCAATGGCCTGGATTTTGGTGTGCAGGCCCTGTCCCATCTCGGTGCCCCCGTGGTTCACCTGTACACTGCCATCCTGGTAGATCAGGACCAGGGCTCCGGCCTGATTGTAGGCCGTCATGGTGAAAGAGATCCCGAATTTGACGGGGGTGATGGCCAGCCCTCTGACCTTCGTGCGGTTTACCGCATTGAAACTGCGAATTTCCTCGGTGCGCTTCAGGTAGTGGCTGCGAAGCAAGGCCTCTTCCCAGACCCGGTTCATCTTCCAGGCGTCGGTGACCTGCTGCCCATAATGGGTGAATTCTTCAGGCGAGTAGAAATTCTTCTGCCGGACCTCATGGGGAGGGAGATTCAAGGTGCGGGCCACCAGATCGACGATGTGCTCAATCACCACCATGCCCTGTGGACCACCAAAACCCCTGAACGCTGTCTGGGAGGTCTTGTGCGTTTTGCAGACCCGCCCGGTCACCTGCATGTGGGGAATGAAGTACGCATTGTCAGAGTGGAAAAGGGCTCTGGACACGATGGGTTCCGAGAGGTCCAGACTGAACCCCCCATCTGCGTACAGGTCGAGTTTTAAGGCCTGCAGCATTCCCTCAGAAGTGAAGCCCACCTGATACCGGGCGTAAAAAGGGTGACGCTTGCCACTCAGTGTGGTGTCCTGGGCACGGCTCAGACGCACCAGCACCGGTTTCCCGGTCAGTTTTGCCCCCAGGGCTGCAACAGAGGCATACGGATTGGCCTGGGATTCCTTGCCTCCGAAGCCCCCACCCATGCGGGTGCACTGCACGATGACCTCGCTGCGGGGCACGCCCAGAACCCGGGCCACAATGTCCTGCGTTTCACTGGGGTGCTGGGTGCTGGAGTGCACAAACAGGGTGCCACTCTCATCCAGTTTTGCCAGGGTGGCCTGGGTTTCCAGATAGAAGTGCTCCTGCCCCCCAATTTGCAGTTCCCCTTCTTTCAGGTGTTCGGCGTTTTCCAGTGCCTGCTCTGTCTGCCCTCTGGACATGCGGATGGGGGCACTGTGGAAAGATCCCTGTTCGATGGCCTCTTTCAGGCCCAGAATGGGCTTCAGGGGTTCGTATTCCACCTTGACCTGCTGGGCACCGATCCTGGCCTGCTCGCGGGTCTTTGCCAGCACCCACACCACGGCCTGACCTGCATGTTCCACAAGTTCAGGAAAGAGGGGCTCATCCCGTCTGGAGATGCCCGTGTCATTGACGCCAGGCACGTCTTTTGCGGTCAGGACCCGCACCACACCCTCGGACACTTCAGCCAGTGCGGTGTCGATGCCCAGCACCCTGGCGTGTGCATGGGGAGACTGCACCGGGTAGGCGTGCAGGGCGTGCGGGTGGTCCCGCAGGAGGTCTTCGGTGAAACGGGCGCGCCCATCCACGTGCAGCCATGCGCTTTCGTGCTTGCTCATGCCATCACCCCCAGGTGTTCTTCAAAATAGTGCCCGATGATCTTCAGGGTGACCTGCTTGCGGTACTCGCTGCTGGCCCGGTGATCGCTGATCGGGTGCAAGGTGGCTTCCAGAATGTCCAGGGCATCTTTCAGGGCGTCCAGAGGCTTTTTGCCCACCATGCGCTCTTCGGCCTCTCTGGCCCGGATGGGGGTTGCAGCCACACCCCCCAGTCCGATTCGAGCAGAGGAGATCACCCCCTGGTTTTGCTGGATGTCGAGGGCAATGGCCACAGAACTGATGTCATCGTGGTGCCGTTTGGTCACTTTGAAGAAGTGCAATGTCTGGGGGAAATCTGCGAACTCAATGGCCTGCAGCAGTTCTCCAGGTTTGAGCAGGGTGGCGCGGTAACCCGTGAAGAATTCAGAGAGGGACACCTTCTTCTCGCCATCCAGCGTGGCAATGGCCACACTGGCATCCAGGGCCAGCAGCAAAGGGGCCGCGTCCCCGATGGGAGAAGCGGTCACCAGGGAGCCCCCAAGGGTCGCCCGATTTCGGATCAGTCTGGAGGCATACCGGTCCAGCCAGTCTTTTTTCAGCTGCTCTGGCACGATGCTTTCCAGTTCACTGAGGGTCACTGCTGCTCCCACCCTGTGCCCTGTTTCTGTTCTGAGCAGTGCATTCAGTTCCGGGATCAGGTTCACATCCAGGTAGCGCTCAGGCCGCACATCCCTCTGGTTGTATTCCACAATGGCGTCCGTGCCCCCGGCAAGCACCCTGGCGTCCGGGTTCTGGTTCAGCCACAGAAGCGCATCTCTCAGGCTGGTTGGACGGTAGAAACGGTCTGCTGCGAGGGTTTGCACTTCCGGGACAGCAAGCTGCGAGAAGGCATCCTGTTCGGGAGCTGGAAGGCTCAGGGCTGCATCCCGAATGGCCCGGTATCCCGTGCAGCGGCACAGATTGCCCGAGATGGCCTCCAGATCGAAGGGCCTTTCTCTGTAATACTCGGAGAACATGCTCATCACAAATCCAGGGGTGCAGTAACCGCACTGGGAGCCATTGAAGTTCACCATGGCGCTCTGGACCGGGTGCTGATGCAAACCTTCTGCGGTCAGCACGTCATAATCCACCACGCTTCCGGTCAGGGTCAGGCAGGCATTCAGAGGGGTGTAAGGACTGCCCTGTGCGCTTGCGGAACGGAGGACCACAGCGCAGGCCCCGCATTCGCCTTCTCCACAGCCTTCTTTGCAACTCGTAAACCCAAGGCCGCGCAGGGTGTGCAAGAGGGGCAGGGTGAGGTGTTCT harbors:
- the xdhB gene encoding xanthine dehydrogenase molybdopterin binding subunit, with amino-acid sequence MSKHESAWLHVDGRARFTEDLLRDHPHALHAYPVQSPHAHARVLGIDTALAEVSEGVVRVLTAKDVPGVNDTGISRRDEPLFPELVEHAGQAVVWVLAKTREQARIGAQQVKVEYEPLKPILGLKEAIEQGSFHSAPIRMSRGQTEQALENAEHLKEGELQIGGQEHFYLETQATLAKLDESGTLFVHSSTQHPSETQDIVARVLGVPRSEVIVQCTRMGGGFGGKESQANPYASVAALGAKLTGKPVLVRLSRAQDTTLSGKRHPFYARYQVGFTSEGMLQALKLDLYADGGFSLDLSEPIVSRALFHSDNAYFIPHMQVTGRVCKTHKTSQTAFRGFGGPQGMVVIEHIVDLVARTLNLPPHEVRQKNFYSPEEFTHYGQQVTDAWKMNRVWEEALLRSHYLKRTEEIRSFNAVNRTKVRGLAITPVKFGISFTMTAYNQAGALVLIYQDGSVQVNHGGTEMGQGLHTKIQAIASRTLGIAPEKIKVMPTRTDKVPNTSATAASTGSDLNGGAVRNACERLKSRLLEVAAKHHQLEKEHLDLKEGFFWHQGEKIWTFEEAVKAAYYQRIQLFSDGFYATPHIHWDREKATGRPFAYFSYGACVAEIELDTVTGMHQVRQVDIVHDVGESLTPAIDRGQVEGGFIQGMGWLTLEDLRWNDAGLLATRNASTYKLPTLMDAPEVFNVHLLENTPQEGVVFGSKAVGEPPLMLAIAVREAIKDALHTLTGHFADVPSPITPEVSFFAAKIKKAHVLG
- a CDS encoding FAD binding domain-containing protein codes for the protein MKEGSFPVSPQNRSSVTLRVNGSEHVLNPEHLTLPLLHTLRGLGFTSCKEGCGEGECGACAVVLRSASAQGSPYTPLNACLTLTGSVVDYDVLTAEGLHQHPVQSAMVNFNGSQCGYCTPGFVMSMFSEYYRERPFDLEAISGNLCRCTGYRAIRDAALSLPAPEQDAFSQLAVPEVQTLAADRFYRPTSLRDALLWLNQNPDARVLAGGTDAIVEYNQRDVRPERYLDVNLIPELNALLRTETGHRVGAAVTLSELESIVPEQLKKDWLDRYASRLIRNRATLGGSLVTASPIGDAAPLLLALDASVAIATLDGEKKVSLSEFFTGYRATLLKPGELLQAIEFADFPQTLHFFKVTKRHHDDISSVAIALDIQQNQGVISSARIGLGGVAATPIRAREAEERMVGKKPLDALKDALDILEATLHPISDHRASSEYRKQVTLKIIGHYFEEHLGVMA